The proteins below are encoded in one region of Diceros bicornis minor isolate mBicDic1 chromosome 14, mDicBic1.mat.cur, whole genome shotgun sequence:
- the BAG2 gene encoding BAG family molecular chaperone regulator 2, which yields MAQAKINAKANEGRFCRSSSMADRSSRLLESLDQLELRVEALREAATAVEQEKEILLEMIHSIQNSQDMRQISDGEREELNLTANRLMGRTLTVEVSVETIRNPQQQESLKHATRIIDEVVSKFLDDLGNARSHLMSLYSACSSEVPPGPVDQKFQSIVIGCALEDQKKIKRRLETLLRNIENSDKAIKLLEHSKGAGSKTLQPNAESRFN from the exons ATGGCTCAGGCGAAGATCAACGCGAAAGCCAACGAGGGGCGCTTCTGCCGCTCCTCCTCCATGGCCGACCGCTCCAGCCGCCTGCTGGAGAGCCTGGACCAGCTGGAGCTCAG GGTGGAAGCTCTGAGAGAAGCAGCCACTGCTGTTGAGCAGGAGAAAGAAATCCTCCTGGAAATGATCCACAGTATCCAGAATAGCCAGGACATGAGACAGATCAGCGACG gagagagagaagaattaaaTCTGACGGCAAACCGTTTGATGGGACGAACCCTCACCGTTGAAGTTTCAGTAGAAACCATTAGAAACCCCCAGCAGCAAGAATCCCTAAAGCATGCCACAAGGATTATTGACGAGGTGGTCAGTAAGTTTCTGGATGATCTGGGAAACGCCAGGAGTCACTTAATGTCGCTCTACAGTGCATGTTCATCTGAGGTGCCCCCTGGGCCAGTTGATCAGAAGTTTCAATCCATCGTAATTGGCTGTGCTCTTGAAGATCAGAAGAAAATTAAGAGAAGATTGGAGACTCTGCTTAGAAATATTGAAAACTCTGACAAGGCCATCAAGCTGTTAGAGCATTCTAAAGGAGCTGGTTCCAAAACTCTGCAACCAAATGCTGAAAGCAGATTTAATTAG